The Plasmodium relictum strain SGS1 genome assembly, chromosome: 9 genome window below encodes:
- a CDS encoding A/G-specific adenine glycosylase, putative has protein sequence MKKEKEEFSRIKENGNYHSDYHYNFLQKNSIQLKKNLLEWYYKYRRRLPWRNDSPPYTTNVQLNECKNQNNILNYFIKNDKKKYIIENISINEKTCDSKREKRVIKVKKEQDNIASQKLKKMKKENANEDNKKLCNLISNSDNFDMKKNENILIINKKTEHENVDNYLLDKDNLSLKGYKIYISEIMLQQTKVHTVLNFYLKWMDKWKNIFELSKSTLDEVLIVWKGLGYYNRAKNLLECCKTVVEKYNGIFPNDLKLLKELPGIGNYTSKAICIHLYNRKDICIDTNIIRIFSRITDTINYYNSTILSKHCEKVSHILCSDESNYSDLSQALMDLGSSICNNSPQCNICPINKNCLIYLKRNKKNNLFNMEHSDDCELCIKERNVEIKNVPLVKKKKKTDKICLVLLIKKKNNENRIDENDLNNIDNSNLDYYLMIKNKDSNLFSMHYLFPFVLLDKYDKQILHLHLNGILRNLNLSNDQKDSFLYINNFKHKFSHLTYDTYIYLCSILEYKNMAMNEEEYTWIKLKDIKDFTHNTFCQHIIDHYKKSMNEKKNSLSCRYKDYIENN, from the exons atgaagaaggaaaaagaagaattCAGTAGAATAAAAGAGAATGGAAATTACCATTCAGACtatcattataattttttacaaaaaaatagtattcaattaaaaaaaaatttattggaATGGTACTATAAATATAGGCGTAGATTACCATGGAGAAATGACAGCCCGCCTTATACAACAAATGTTCAGTTAAATGAATgtaaaaatcaaaataatattttgaattatttcattaaaaatgataaaaaaaaatatattatagaaaatattagTATAAACGAGAAAACATGTGATAGTAAAAGGGAAAAAAGagttataaaagtaaaaaaagaacAGGATAATATAGCTTCtcaaaaattgaaaaaaatgaaaaaagaaaatgcaaatgaagataataaaaaattatgtaatttAATATCAAATAGTGATAATTttgatatgaaaaaaaatgaaaatatattaatcaTTAATAAGAAAACTGAACATGAAAATGTggataattatttattagatAAAGACAATTTAAGTTTAAAAggatataaaatttatattagtGAAATAATGCTACAGCAAACAAAGGTGCACACTGTTTtgaatttttacttaaaatgGATGGATAAatggaaaaatatttttgagtTATCAAAAAGTACTTTAGATGAAGTGTTAATAGTATGGAAAGGGCTAGGTTATTACAATAGAGCAAAAAATTTATTGGAATGTTGTAAGACTGTTGtggaaaaatataatggTATATTTCcaaatgatttaaaattaCTAAAAGAATTACCAGGTATTGGTAATTATACATCTAAAGCAATAtgtattcatttatataatagaaaAGACATATGTATAGATACAAACattataagaattttttcAAGAATTACTGATAcgataaattattataattctaCCATTTTGTCTAAACATTGTGAAAAAGTTAGTCATATTTTATGTTCAGACGAATCTAATTATTCTGACTTAAGTCAGGCATTAATGGATTTAGGATCTAGTATTTGTAACAATTCTCCCCAATGCAATATTTGTcccataaataaaaattgtcttatttatttaaaaagaaataagaaaaataatttatttaatatggAACATTCTGATGATTGTGAGTTATGTattaaagaaagaaatgtagAAATCAAAAATGTTCCTCTagttaagaaaaaaaaaaaaacagataAAATATGTCTAGttttgttaataaaaaaaaaaaataatgagaaCAGAATAGATGAAAATGATTTGAATAACATTGATAATAGTAATTTAGATTATTATttgatgataaaaaataaagattctaatttattttcaatgcattatttatttccttttGTACTTCTtgataaatatgataaaCAAATATTACATTtg CATTTAAATGGTATACTAAGGAATTTGAATTTAAGCAATGATCAAAAGGATTCCtttttatat ataaataattttaaacatAAATTTTCTCATCTAACATATGacacatatatttatttatgttcTATTTTGGAATAT AAAAATATGGCAATGAACGAAGAAGAATATACATGGATAAAGTTAAAAGACATCAAG GATTTTACACACAACACATTTTGTCAACATATAATAgatcattataaaaaaagtatgaatgaaaaaaaaaattctctaAGTTGTAGATATAAAGATTATATAGAGAATAATTAA